A single window of Nicotiana sylvestris chromosome 5, ASM39365v2, whole genome shotgun sequence DNA harbors:
- the LOC138868549 gene encoding uncharacterized protein, which yields MADKTSKDEKLELIFKAKERLGSFKLEASEKVKKVSSSEKRLKRVVKKLQTLQQEREKLEGVIEAIQKEVEEIQEKISAAETEVSSYDNVTLLTVEDSANLEEKKKKLETSCQELINYKFCLD from the coding sequence ATGGCTGACAAGACGAGTAAAGATGAAAAGCTAGAGCTGATTTTCAAAGCTAAAGAGCGTCTCGGATCGTTCAAACTTGAAGCTAGTGAGAAAGTCAAGAAAGTTTCCTCTAGTGAAAAGAGACTGAAGAGAGTTGTGAAGAAGTTGCAAACATTACAACAAGAGAGGGAGAAACTCGAAGGTGTAATAGAAGCAATTCAAAAGGAGGTTGAAGAGATTCAGGAAAAAATTTCAGCTGCCGAGACTGAGGTCTCTTCATATGACAACGTAACTTTACTAACTGTTGAAGATTCAGCCAAtttggaggagaagaagaaaaaactggAGACTAGCTGTCAAGAATTGATCAACTACAAGTTTTGTTTAGATTAG